The following proteins are co-located in the Mesorhizobium australicum WSM2073 genome:
- a CDS encoding type I secretion system permease/ATPase gives MTGPSGLRPVFLRAIADVGVFSLLINILLLVIPLYLLQVYDRVLPSSSVETLVYLSAIAVLALAFLGLLDAIRAVYTQRVAATVDRKLGASTFAVSLGARYAGGLSPLRDLASVCAFIRSRGVAVLFDLPFAPVFLALLYLIHPVLFWVTVAGAVLLLFLVVANQLAIGRNDALSAERSALASQAEQAFARNAETLRAMGMVRNASLVWGRHVAAALTFHDRSSSANAIFSGASRALRMMLQLAILGAGAWLVLQGQMTAGMIFASSLVSSRALQPLDQLIGAWRQIADARRAWTRLEKALAMRPTEPRKLILPDPAGAISVQDVFFMAPNAQPGTEPILKRLNFAIGAGEALAVVGPSGAGKSTLARLLVGAAQPTGGSIRIDGADLRTWDESQLGKHVGYLAQEVELFPGSIAQNVARFDPQADDAAIVEAARRAQVHELILAQRDGYQTMIGPSDRALSGGERQRIGLARAFYGNPRLLVLDEPSSHLDGSGEAALEAVLSAARAAGVTVIVITHRPSIAAACDRVMLLRGGMVEAFGPADEVLRRSVIGKAPQQSTVVTGSFVPTIRAGGSFGS, from the coding sequence ATGACTGGACCGTCCGGCCTGCGTCCGGTCTTCCTGCGCGCTATCGCCGATGTCGGCGTCTTCTCGCTGCTGATCAACATTCTGCTGTTGGTGATTCCGCTCTACCTGCTGCAGGTGTATGACCGCGTGCTGCCGTCCTCCAGCGTCGAGACGCTTGTCTATCTGTCAGCTATCGCGGTGCTCGCGCTCGCCTTCCTCGGGCTGCTGGACGCGATCCGCGCCGTCTACACGCAGCGCGTCGCGGCGACCGTCGACCGCAAGCTGGGTGCCAGCACCTTCGCCGTTTCGCTCGGCGCGAGATATGCCGGCGGCCTGTCGCCGCTGCGCGATCTCGCTTCGGTCTGCGCCTTCATCAGGTCACGCGGCGTGGCGGTGCTGTTCGACCTGCCTTTCGCCCCTGTCTTCCTCGCCTTGCTCTATCTCATCCATCCGGTGCTGTTCTGGGTGACGGTCGCCGGCGCGGTGCTTCTGCTATTCCTCGTCGTGGCCAACCAGCTTGCGATCGGCAGGAACGATGCCTTGTCCGCGGAGCGTTCGGCGTTGGCCAGCCAGGCGGAACAGGCCTTTGCCCGCAATGCCGAGACGCTGCGCGCCATGGGCATGGTGCGGAATGCCTCGCTGGTCTGGGGACGGCACGTGGCGGCGGCGCTCACTTTCCATGACCGTTCCTCGAGCGCCAACGCGATCTTCAGCGGCGCCTCGCGGGCGCTGCGCATGATGCTGCAACTGGCGATCCTCGGCGCCGGCGCATGGCTGGTGCTGCAGGGGCAGATGACGGCTGGCATGATCTTCGCCTCCTCGCTGGTGTCGTCGCGCGCGCTGCAGCCGCTCGACCAGCTGATCGGCGCCTGGCGGCAGATCGCCGACGCGCGGCGGGCGTGGACGCGGCTGGAAAAAGCGCTCGCAATGCGTCCGACGGAGCCGCGAAAACTGATCCTGCCCGATCCGGCCGGCGCGATTTCCGTGCAGGACGTCTTCTTCATGGCGCCGAACGCCCAACCCGGCACGGAACCCATCCTCAAGCGGCTCAACTTTGCGATCGGCGCGGGCGAAGCGCTGGCCGTCGTCGGCCCGAGCGGGGCCGGCAAATCGACACTGGCGCGGTTGCTCGTGGGGGCCGCCCAACCGACCGGCGGCTCAATCAGGATCGACGGCGCCGACCTCAGGACCTGGGACGAGAGCCAGCTTGGAAAGCATGTCGGCTACCTTGCGCAGGAGGTTGAGCTCTTTCCTGGATCGATCGCGCAAAACGTCGCCCGCTTCGACCCGCAAGCGGACGACGCCGCAATCGTCGAGGCGGCAAGGCGCGCCCAGGTGCACGAGCTGATCCTGGCGCAGCGCGACGGCTACCAGACCATGATCGGCCCGTCGGACAGGGCGCTGTCGGGGGGCGAGCGCCAGCGAATCGGCCTGGCGCGCGCCTTCTACGGCAATCCGCGGCTCCTGGTGCTCGACGAGCCCAGCTCCCATCTCGACGGCAGCGGCGAGGCCGCGCTCGAGGCGGTGCTTTCGGCCGCGCGGGCGGCGGGCGTCACGGTGATCGTGATCACCCATCGCCCTTCGATCGCCGCCGCTTGCGACCGCGTGATGCTTTTGCGCGGCGGCATGGTCGAAGCCTTCGGCCCTGCCGACGAGGTGCTGCGGCGCTCGGTCATCGGCAAGGCCCCCCAGCAGAGCACGGTGGTGACCGGGTCATTCGTCCCGACAATCCGCGCGGGTGGCAGTTTCGGATCGTGA
- a CDS encoding HlyD family type I secretion periplasmic adaptor subunit: MTTQSLAWDSQPRTDIRRVALTGYVAIAVLAGGFGYWAVSAPLSGAVITQGTISATGGNIRIQHREGGIIRELPVHEGDRVQQGQDLVVLDPTAAQAELNRLVRQSIALRASAARLEAERDGLDRMAPITEAAPAPFQHDFEILVREQQKEFDARLARFRSEKSILAQRVAMHRQSVVGLQAQQQAIQQQADVVKNELGIKTGLLDKGLTNRTEYSQLLRSEADLVGQAGALEANLATANTQIVEAQEQIERQTTQRVEEALTKLDDVRSNLADVEEQTRAAEAVLRRTTIKAPEAGIVVSSAYNSKGSVIAPGEKIMEILPTASGLVVDARLRPKDLDQVRVGQPAKLRLSALNARLTPEVSATVAQISADRLVDEATHEPYFRAKLRIAADLPPGVKPDQLYPGTPVEAFINTGDRTFLEYLARPMLDSFARAFTER; this comes from the coding sequence ATGACGACACAGAGCCTCGCCTGGGATAGCCAGCCGCGCACCGACATAAGACGCGTGGCCCTCACCGGCTACGTCGCCATAGCGGTGCTGGCGGGCGGCTTCGGCTATTGGGCCGTCAGCGCTCCCTTGTCGGGAGCGGTGATCACGCAAGGCACGATCTCGGCGACCGGCGGAAACATCCGCATCCAGCATCGCGAGGGCGGGATCATCAGGGAATTACCGGTCCATGAAGGCGATCGCGTGCAACAGGGCCAGGACCTGGTCGTGCTGGACCCAACGGCCGCGCAGGCCGAGCTCAACCGGCTGGTGAGGCAGTCGATCGCGCTCAGGGCAAGTGCGGCGCGGCTGGAGGCGGAACGCGACGGATTGGACAGGATGGCGCCCATCACCGAAGCGGCGCCGGCACCTTTCCAGCACGATTTCGAGATCCTGGTTCGCGAACAGCAAAAGGAATTCGACGCCAGGCTGGCCCGGTTCCGGTCGGAAAAATCGATCCTGGCACAACGCGTCGCCATGCATCGGCAGTCGGTGGTGGGGTTGCAGGCCCAGCAACAGGCCATTCAGCAACAAGCCGACGTCGTGAAGAACGAACTCGGCATCAAGACCGGCCTGCTGGACAAGGGCCTCACCAATCGCACCGAGTACTCCCAGCTATTGCGCAGCGAGGCCGATCTCGTCGGGCAGGCCGGGGCGTTGGAGGCCAATCTGGCGACGGCCAACACCCAGATCGTCGAGGCCCAGGAGCAGATCGAGCGCCAGACCACGCAACGCGTCGAAGAGGCGCTGACGAAGCTGGACGACGTTCGCTCCAATCTGGCCGATGTCGAGGAGCAGACCAGGGCGGCGGAGGCGGTGCTGCGGCGCACGACGATCAAGGCGCCGGAGGCAGGCATCGTGGTGTCGTCGGCCTATAATTCCAAGGGAAGCGTGATCGCCCCAGGCGAAAAGATCATGGAGATCCTGCCCACGGCATCGGGCCTCGTCGTCGATGCAAGGCTGCGGCCGAAAGACCTCGATCAGGTCCGTGTCGGCCAGCCGGCGAAGCTGCGGCTGTCGGCCTTGAATGCGCGGCTCACTCCCGAGGTCTCAGCCACGGTGGCGCAAATCTCAGCGGACCGGCTCGTCGACGAGGCAACGCATGAGCCCTATTTCCGAGCCAAGCTGAGGATCGCGGCCGACCTGCCGCCCGGCGTAAAGCCCGATCAGCTTTATCCCGGAACGCCAGTCGAGGCGTTCATCAACACCGGTGATCGGACTTTCCTGGAGTATCTGGCACGGCCGATGCTCGATTCCTTCGCCCGCGCCTTCACCGAGCGGTAG
- a CDS encoding hemolysin family protein, whose protein sequence is MLYVEIATVVVLICVNGLLSMSELAIVSSRPARLKAMIDRNVKGAGRALALGSNPGKFLSSVQIGITLVGVLSGAFSGATLGQRLAQYLATAGIRENIADPLGVGIVVAIITYASLIIGELVPKQIALRDPERVAARAAPAMTILATISAPLVFLLDISGRAVLWLLGQRGESEEKVTDEEIKMLVAEAEHHGTIESDERRMIAGVMRLGDRAVRAVMSPRTDVDWINLQSDDATIRKLLMDTQHSRLPAGDGGVDAMIGVIQTRDVLAALLGGRALDPRKYVRAAPIVHDQADALDVLQKLKESDVPMALVHDEYGHFEGIVTPADILEAITGVFRSDLEAGEEENAVQRDDGSWLLAGYMQADEMAEVLGIDLPENRDYETVAGYVLSHMHHLPATGECVDAQGWRFEVVDLDGRRIDKLIATRLPSGHREMVR, encoded by the coding sequence ATGCTATACGTTGAAATCGCCACCGTGGTCGTCCTCATCTGCGTGAACGGCCTTCTGTCGATGTCCGAACTCGCCATCGTCTCATCGCGGCCGGCTCGCCTGAAGGCGATGATCGACCGCAACGTCAAGGGTGCCGGCCGCGCTTTGGCGCTTGGCTCCAATCCCGGCAAATTCCTGTCCTCCGTGCAGATCGGCATCACGCTGGTCGGCGTGCTCTCGGGTGCCTTTTCCGGCGCCACGCTCGGCCAGAGGCTGGCGCAATATCTGGCTACGGCAGGCATCCGCGAGAACATAGCCGATCCGCTCGGCGTCGGCATCGTCGTGGCCATCATCACCTATGCCTCGCTGATCATCGGCGAACTCGTGCCCAAGCAGATCGCGTTGCGCGATCCCGAGCGGGTCGCGGCACGGGCGGCGCCGGCAATGACCATCCTGGCCACCATCTCGGCCCCTCTGGTCTTCCTGCTCGATATTTCGGGCCGTGCCGTGCTCTGGCTGCTCGGCCAGCGCGGCGAAAGCGAGGAAAAGGTCACTGATGAGGAGATCAAGATGCTGGTCGCCGAGGCCGAGCATCACGGCACTATCGAATCCGACGAGCGGCGCATGATCGCCGGCGTCATGCGGCTTGGCGACCGCGCCGTGCGCGCCGTCATGTCACCGCGCACCGATGTCGACTGGATCAACCTGCAGTCCGATGACGCCACGATCCGCAAGCTTCTGATGGACACCCAGCATTCGCGCCTGCCCGCCGGCGACGGCGGGGTGGACGCCATGATCGGCGTCATCCAGACGCGCGACGTGCTGGCCGCTCTGCTCGGCGGCCGCGCGCTCGACCCGCGCAAATATGTGCGCGCGGCACCGATCGTGCACGATCAGGCCGATGCGCTTGATGTGTTGCAGAAGCTGAAGGAGAGCGACGTGCCGATGGCGCTGGTGCATGACGAATACGGCCACTTCGAAGGCATCGTCACCCCCGCCGACATCCTAGAAGCCATCACCGGCGTCTTCCGCTCGGATCTTGAGGCCGGCGAGGAAGAAAACGCCGTCCAGCGCGACGACGGCTCATGGCTTCTCGCCGGCTACATGCAGGCCGACGAGATGGCCGAGGTGCTCGGCATCGACCTGCCGGAGAACCGCGACTACGAGACCGTCGCCGGCTACGTGCTGTCGCACATGCACCATCTGCCGGCGACCGGCGAATGTGTCGACGCGCAGGGCTGGCGTTTCGAGGTCGTCGACCTCGATGGCCGCCGCATCGATAAGCTGATCGCCACCCGCCTGCCCAGCGGCCACCGCGAGATGGTGCGCTGA
- a CDS encoding gamma-glutamylcyclotransferase codes for MKRKPTGPRTMALTADLVARVERVELDPGPEPGTAEHTNAEFDELVARLLAEYRPEMLWVFAYGSLIWNPEFVPVEQRPATAPGWHRSFCLKLTRWRGTRELPALMLALDRGGSCNGIVYRLPDEDHFGQLGQLMRREIDANPPTNVPCWIKVKTKEGPLRALAFVAAPGGKAYAGRLPLEQVADTLARAAGHWGSSAQYLFRTVSKLEESGIRDKNLWRIQDLVARQIIASTGDA; via the coding sequence ATGAAACGGAAGCCGACGGGCCCGAGAACGATGGCGTTGACCGCGGATCTTGTCGCCCGGGTCGAGCGCGTCGAACTGGATCCCGGGCCTGAGCCTGGAACGGCCGAGCACACCAACGCGGAGTTCGATGAGTTGGTCGCTCGACTGCTCGCCGAATATCGGCCCGAAATGCTATGGGTCTTCGCCTATGGTTCGTTGATCTGGAATCCCGAATTCGTTCCTGTCGAGCAGCGCCCGGCGACGGCGCCTGGATGGCACCGTTCGTTCTGCCTGAAGCTGACGCGTTGGCGGGGCACGCGCGAATTGCCTGCCCTGATGCTGGCGCTGGACCGCGGCGGCAGCTGCAACGGGATCGTCTACCGGCTTCCCGATGAAGATCATTTCGGGCAGCTCGGCCAGCTGATGCGCCGAGAAATCGATGCCAACCCACCAACCAACGTGCCCTGCTGGATCAAGGTCAAGACCAAGGAGGGTCCGCTGCGCGCTCTGGCTTTCGTCGCCGCGCCGGGTGGCAAGGCCTATGCCGGACGGTTGCCGTTGGAGCAGGTTGCGGACACGCTGGCGCGAGCCGCCGGACACTGGGGGTCGTCGGCGCAGTATCTGTTCCGGACCGTCAGCAAGCTGGAAGAAAGCGGTATTCGGGACAAGAATCTCTGGCGCATCCAGGATCTCGTGGCTCGGCAAATTATCGCGTCCACCGGTGACGCATGA
- a CDS encoding extensin family protein, which produces MAGKFRAVFLAAAHQLKPAALMAAGLALAAVSACNTGSVLSLQPAVDVGSQTAAVPQYQGMQKLVPSNPYMTQAAYPRMDEPMSPVEQIPASETDCRQQLKRLDVAYTDLAPIHEGQCGIDYPVKVTAIGSIEMKPAATLTCDMAATFAAWTKNELVPSARWRYFSGVRTIHQGSSYSCRNIAGEGVLSEHGKGNALDVMSIELNNGDDIDVRKPGLFAFRTRGFLNNVRADGCQYFTTVLGPGYNYDHRNHFHFDIKNRRNGYRACR; this is translated from the coding sequence ATGGCCGGCAAATTTCGCGCCGTTTTCCTCGCCGCCGCGCACCAATTGAAACCTGCGGCGCTTATGGCCGCCGGTCTTGCATTGGCCGCGGTTTCCGCCTGCAACACCGGCAGCGTGCTGTCGCTGCAGCCTGCCGTCGATGTCGGCTCGCAGACCGCGGCCGTGCCGCAATATCAGGGCATGCAGAAGCTTGTTCCGTCCAATCCCTACATGACGCAGGCCGCCTATCCGCGCATGGACGAGCCGATGTCGCCGGTGGAGCAGATTCCAGCCAGCGAAACCGATTGCCGCCAGCAGCTGAAGCGCCTCGATGTCGCCTACACCGATCTGGCACCGATCCATGAGGGCCAGTGCGGCATCGACTATCCGGTCAAGGTCACGGCTATCGGCAGCATCGAGATGAAACCCGCCGCGACCCTGACCTGCGACATGGCCGCCACCTTCGCCGCCTGGACCAAGAACGAACTCGTTCCCTCCGCCCGCTGGCGCTATTTCTCCGGCGTCAGGACCATCCACCAGGGCTCAAGCTACTCCTGCCGCAACATTGCCGGCGAAGGCGTGCTGTCGGAGCACGGCAAGGGCAACGCGCTCGATGTCATGAGCATCGAACTCAACAATGGCGACGACATCGACGTGCGCAAACCCGGCCTGTTCGCCTTCCGCACCCGCGGCTTCCTCAACAATGTGCGCGCCGACGGCTGCCAGTATTTCACCACCGTGCTCGGCCCCGGCTACAATTACGACCACCGCAACCATTTCCATTTCGACATCAAGAACCGCAGGAACGGTTACCGCGCCTGCCGGTAG
- a CDS encoding extensin family protein has protein sequence MIGSKRLSRQLQPTGAVLWMMAKLSFSRGYRIALALVVTALLVMPAHARHRHKHHRPLSPRVEQPLTQRADQPLKPRGKRQSRARARQHLAPNPAPPATQDARPSADVPVPEPRPVDTPKVDAPKSQDQNAENPRSGAAPNPPKDPDLPSDEESHQKSPKPPEPPAETESEPEPPAVAPTPTPKPATTTPEPQPPAVAPQPTPKPAEAGDEEKMLPDPRSADLPADKMPAEEVACRERLKTLGVEFEEHKVESNPEIGCSIPYPIVLKSLGKSIAIAPGTELNCPMAEAAARFAADVIQPAAKAEFGADLKSIGQASAFVCRPRNGTRKLSEHAFGNALDIASFTLSDGRTIEVGPAPPEKDGKFLDAVRKAACGPFKTVLGPGADADHALHFHLDLEPRRHGGTFCQ, from the coding sequence GTGATCGGGTCTAAGCGCCTGTCCAGGCAACTTCAGCCGACCGGTGCCGTTTTGTGGATGATGGCAAAGCTGAGCTTTTCTCGAGGGTACAGGATTGCATTGGCCTTGGTCGTCACGGCTCTGCTGGTCATGCCGGCCCACGCCAGACATCGTCACAAACACCATAGGCCGCTGAGCCCGCGCGTGGAGCAGCCGCTGACACAGCGGGCCGATCAGCCGCTGAAACCGCGAGGCAAGCGGCAGTCGAGAGCGCGAGCCAGGCAGCATCTCGCGCCCAATCCGGCACCGCCGGCAACGCAGGATGCTCGGCCGTCCGCCGATGTTCCGGTGCCCGAGCCACGTCCAGTGGACACTCCGAAGGTGGACGCCCCGAAGTCGCAAGACCAGAACGCTGAAAATCCAAGGAGCGGCGCGGCGCCCAACCCGCCCAAGGACCCCGATCTACCCAGCGACGAAGAGTCCCATCAGAAAAGCCCGAAACCACCGGAACCACCAGCCGAAACCGAAAGCGAGCCGGAGCCGCCTGCCGTGGCGCCGACGCCGACGCCAAAGCCCGCCACCACGACGCCCGAACCTCAACCGCCGGCCGTCGCCCCGCAGCCAACGCCAAAGCCGGCGGAAGCAGGTGACGAGGAGAAGATGCTGCCCGATCCACGCTCGGCCGATCTTCCCGCCGACAAGATGCCGGCTGAGGAAGTCGCCTGCCGCGAGCGCCTGAAGACACTCGGGGTCGAATTCGAGGAGCACAAGGTCGAAAGCAACCCCGAAATCGGCTGCTCGATCCCCTACCCCATCGTGCTGAAGTCGCTTGGCAAATCGATCGCGATTGCTCCGGGCACCGAGCTCAACTGCCCGATGGCCGAGGCGGCGGCGCGTTTTGCCGCCGACGTCATCCAGCCGGCGGCTAAAGCCGAATTCGGCGCTGACCTGAAATCGATCGGCCAGGCGTCGGCCTTCGTCTGCCGGCCGCGCAATGGCACACGCAAACTGTCGGAACATGCTTTCGGCAACGCGCTCGACATTGCCAGCTTTACGCTGTCCGATGGCAGGACGATCGAGGTCGGGCCGGCGCCGCCGGAAAAAGACGGCAAATTCCTCGACGCCGTGCGCAAGGCCGCCTGCGGCCCGTTCAAGACCGTGCTCGGCCCAGGCGCCGACGCCGACCACGCGTTGCACTTCCATCTCGACCTTGAGCCCCGGCGGCATGGCGGCACGTTCTGCCAATAA
- a CDS encoding DUF3775 domain-containing protein, which yields MGPDTVRLFILKAKALSAAVNEDYADGAEHEVEFDGDTHDNHHHDGLAEESSENLTEEELRELINDLNIDEAAELIALAWVGRGDYDASEWADAVTAARERANKRTAKYLLGMPLLADWLEEGLEAIGA from the coding sequence ATCGGCCCCGATACCGTGCGGCTGTTCATTCTCAAGGCCAAGGCGCTGAGCGCGGCCGTCAACGAGGACTATGCCGACGGTGCCGAACACGAGGTCGAGTTCGACGGTGACACGCATGACAACCACCACCATGACGGCCTTGCCGAGGAAAGCTCGGAAAACCTCACCGAGGAAGAGCTGCGCGAGCTGATCAACGACCTCAATATCGACGAGGCCGCCGAGCTGATCGCGCTGGCCTGGGTCGGCCGCGGCGACTACGACGCCTCGGAATGGGCTGACGCCGTAACCGCGGCACGCGAGCGCGCCAACAAGCGCACGGCAAAATACCTGCTCGGCATGCCGTTGCTCGCCGACTGGCTGGAAGAGGGACTGGAAGCGATCGGCGCGTAA
- a CDS encoding tetratricopeptide repeat protein, with the protein MHKRVLIQAASALIALQFLAVPAFAAGSSGGSDQTVTQCKKGEVWDKKKQKCVPPKEGMLDDDSIYDAGHALAMAGRYDEAISVLVLAANKQDPRILNYLGYSHRHSGRVNVGLGYYEEALRIDPDYTLVREYLGEAHLQIGDLAGAQQQLMEIEKRTGKGSREYGMLSEQIDHFMRS; encoded by the coding sequence ATGCATAAAAGAGTGCTGATCCAGGCGGCGAGCGCGCTTATCGCTCTGCAGTTCCTTGCCGTTCCGGCGTTCGCCGCCGGCAGCAGTGGTGGTAGCGACCAGACTGTCACCCAGTGCAAGAAAGGCGAGGTCTGGGACAAGAAGAAGCAGAAATGCGTACCGCCGAAGGAAGGCATGCTGGACGACGACAGCATCTACGATGCAGGCCATGCGCTGGCGATGGCCGGCCGCTATGACGAGGCGATCTCGGTTCTCGTTCTTGCCGCCAACAAGCAGGATCCGCGCATCCTCAACTATCTCGGCTATTCGCACCGCCATTCCGGCCGCGTCAACGTCGGCCTTGGCTATTACGAGGAAGCGCTGCGCATCGATCCCGATTACACGCTGGTGCGCGAATATCTCGGCGAGGCGCATCTGCAGATCGGCGATCTGGCCGGCGCCCAGCAGCAGCTGATGGAAATCGAAAAGCGCACCGGCAAGGGTTCGCGCGAATACGGCATGCTGTCCGAGCAGATCGACCATTTCATGAGGAGCTGA
- the greA gene encoding transcription elongation factor GreA — protein MNKVPMTGEGFASLKEELRWRQQEERPRIIEAISEARSHGDLSENAEYHAAKEAQSLNEGRINELEDYIARAEVIDVTKLSGEKVKFGATVVLVDEDTEEKKTYQIVGDQEADVKSGRISISSPIARALIGKEVGDAIEVNAPGGARGYEIVQVQFI, from the coding sequence ATGAACAAGGTCCCGATGACAGGCGAGGGGTTCGCGTCATTGAAGGAAGAACTGCGTTGGCGCCAGCAGGAAGAGCGGCCTCGCATCATCGAGGCGATCTCCGAGGCGCGCTCGCATGGCGACCTGTCCGAAAATGCCGAATACCATGCCGCCAAAGAGGCGCAGAGCCTCAATGAAGGCCGCATCAACGAGCTCGAGGATTATATCGCGCGCGCCGAAGTGATCGACGTGACCAAGCTTAGCGGCGAAAAGGTCAAGTTCGGCGCCACCGTGGTGCTGGTCGACGAGGACACCGAGGAGAAGAAGACCTACCAGATCGTCGGCGACCAGGAAGCCGACGTGAAATCCGGCCGCATCTCGATCTCCTCGCCCATCGCGCGCGCGCTCATCGGCAAGGAAGTCGGCGACGCCATCGAGGTGAATGCGCCGGGCGGCGCCAGGGGTTACGAGATCGTCCAGGTGCAGTTCATCTGA
- the waaC gene encoding lipopolysaccharide heptosyltransferase I, whose translation MKVLIVKTSSMGDVIHTFPALQDACRARPDIAFDWCVEEAFAGILALHPAIGTIHTVAIRRWRKNLFDANTWREAAALRRTLRKCRYDLVIDAQGLLKSALVARQARAPIAGFDRSSVREPSATLFYDITYAVPRDLHAIERTRRLFGLALGYRPDLLTLDSGIVAPAGMIAGVDGRTAFLLHGTSREDKKWPVEDWIGTARLLVERGMIPVTTWSNEREKVVAEAIAKAVPATVVMPKSPLDAIAAILGRSTLVIGADTGLTHLASAFGLPTVAVFLATEPGLTGPRGPYASTLLAPGGRRVTPSDVMAEAERLLELRRTTTGKD comes from the coding sequence ATGAAGGTACTGATCGTCAAGACTTCGTCGATGGGCGATGTCATCCACACTTTTCCGGCACTTCAGGATGCCTGCCGCGCACGGCCCGATATCGCTTTCGACTGGTGCGTGGAAGAGGCGTTTGCCGGCATCCTCGCGCTGCATCCGGCTATCGGCACCATCCACACTGTGGCGATAAGGCGCTGGCGAAAGAACCTCTTCGACGCGAACACCTGGCGCGAGGCGGCGGCCTTGCGCCGAACCTTGCGCAAATGCCGCTACGACCTCGTCATCGATGCGCAAGGCCTGCTGAAGTCGGCCCTGGTGGCACGCCAGGCGCGCGCGCCGATCGCCGGCTTCGACCGGTCGAGCGTGCGCGAGCCCTCGGCGACGCTGTTCTATGATATCACCTATGCGGTGCCGCGCGACCTGCACGCCATCGAGCGGACACGGCGGCTGTTCGGGCTGGCGCTCGGCTATCGGCCGGACCTTTTGACGCTCGACTCCGGCATCGTGGCGCCAGCGGGCATGATCGCCGGCGTCGACGGCAGGACCGCGTTCCTGCTGCACGGCACCAGCCGCGAGGACAAGAAATGGCCGGTCGAGGACTGGATCGGAACCGCCCGCCTGCTGGTCGAGCGCGGCATGATTCCGGTCACAACCTGGTCGAACGAACGGGAGAAGGTGGTAGCCGAAGCGATCGCCAAGGCCGTGCCAGCCACGGTCGTGATGCCAAAGTCGCCGCTGGACGCCATCGCCGCCATCCTCGGCCGCTCGACCCTGGTCATCGGCGCCGATACCGGGCTGACCCATCTCGCCAGCGCCTTCGGCCTGCCGACGGTCGCCGTGTTCCTGGCGACGGAGCCGGGTTTGACCGGACCGCGCGGGCCGTATGCGTCGACGTTGCTGGCGCCTGGTGGCAGACGCGTGACGCCCTCGGACGTGATGGCGGAGGCTGAACGACTTTTAGAGCTTAGGCGGACAACTACCGGGAAAGACTGA
- the waaF gene encoding lipopolysaccharide heptosyltransferase II gives MAESPTILVIGPRWVGDMVMAQCLFSALKELHPDAAIDVLAPAWAAPLVKRMPEIRQQIDFPLKPGALEFSHRRRFGRLLRGRYDMAYVLPGSWKSALIPFFARIPRRFGHLREMRYGLLTDIVPLPDAVKRRTAQAYFGLAQGGSFRAPRLTVDAKNQAALLDRFGLAPRKFVALMPGAEFGPAKRWPSESYAGLAREFLAKGLEVALFGSKNDRDVTAEIAALAPGVVDLAGQTRLEDAIDLIAAARLAVSNDSGLMHVAAAVGTSIVAVYGSTSPENTPPLAERRELVWLGLSCSPCHRKICPLGHLNCLKTLEVAQVAAAADRLLEVPAAA, from the coding sequence ATGGCTGAAAGCCCAACGATCCTCGTGATCGGCCCACGCTGGGTGGGCGATATGGTGATGGCGCAGTGCCTGTTCTCGGCGCTGAAGGAACTCCATCCCGATGCCGCGATCGATGTGCTGGCGCCCGCCTGGGCGGCACCTCTGGTCAAGCGCATGCCCGAAATCCGACAGCAGATCGACTTTCCGCTGAAGCCTGGCGCACTCGAATTCAGCCATCGCCGCCGTTTCGGCCGTCTGCTGCGCGGCCGCTACGACATGGCCTATGTCCTGCCGGGCAGCTGGAAGTCGGCGCTGATCCCGTTCTTTGCCCGCATTCCGCGCCGTTTCGGCCATCTGCGTGAAATGCGCTACGGCCTCTTGACCGACATCGTGCCGTTGCCCGATGCCGTGAAACGACGCACCGCACAGGCCTATTTCGGCCTCGCCCAGGGCGGCAGTTTCCGCGCGCCCCGGCTGACCGTGGACGCGAAAAACCAGGCCGCCCTGCTCGATCGTTTCGGCCTGGCGCCGCGGAAATTCGTGGCCCTCATGCCCGGGGCCGAGTTCGGCCCGGCCAAGCGCTGGCCAAGCGAGAGCTATGCCGGCCTTGCCCGCGAATTCTTGGCCAAGGGCCTGGAGGTCGCGCTGTTTGGTTCGAAGAACGACCGCGACGTGACGGCGGAGATCGCAGCCCTTGCCCCCGGCGTCGTCGACCTCGCTGGCCAGACGCGGCTGGAGGACGCCATCGACCTGATCGCGGCGGCAAGGCTCGCGGTCTCCAACGACAGCGGGCTGATGCATGTCGCGGCCGCCGTCGGTACATCCATCGTTGCCGTCTATGGCTCGACCTCGCCTGAAAACACGCCGCCGCTGGCGGAGCGTCGCGAACTGGTCTGGCTCGGCCTGTCCTGCTCGCCCTGCCACCGGAAAATCTGTCCGCTCGGTCATCTCAACTGTCTGAAGACATTGGAAGTCGCGCAGGTCGCTGCGGCAGCGGACCGCCTGCTGGAAGTGCCGGCCGCGGCATGA